ATCATCCTGATGATCCTAAAACCATAGTAGCAGGGAAAGTGAAGGGAAAACTGAAGGTTACTCGAGCTTTAGGAGCAGGGTACTTGAAAAAGGTTtgcatttttcttatattttagacAAGAAGGTTCCAAAAGATTTTGAGTTGTGATTTTCTTTTGCAAAAGAAATTGTACACAATAAGATATTATAAAGATGTAATAACCCTGTACTGATATCCTAGCTCCAAATGATGAGTGGATGGAAGTTCATTACATTTATCGACTTTGCTAGTTTATGAACACCAACTATTTCAAAAGGACATgattttcctctttttcttcccTACAGAAAATTCTGAATGACGCATTAATGGGAATCCTTCGAGTTCATGATCTCACTAGCCCACCATATATTTCAACTGATCCATCGTTGAATGTGCACAAAATCTCAGATTCTGACCAATTTGTTATAGTTGCGAGTGATGGTTTATTTGACTTCTTCAGTAATGATGAAGCAGTACAGCTTGTAGAGTCTTATATATTGAGAAATCCTTTTGGTGATGCAGCAAAATTTCTTATTGAGCAATTAGTTGCAAGAGCAGCTGATTCTGCAGGTCATTTTTCAAGATCTCATGCTAACCTTGATTTTCATTGCATGAATGAGTTAATGTTATTTTACGATTAGTTACTAAGTGATGCTCTTGCAGGCTTCAGCATGGAGGAGTTGATGAATGTTCCCGACGGGAGGAGGAGGAAGTACCATGATGATGTGACGGTAATGGTGATCATCCTTGGCATGAATCAACGGACTTCAAAAGCATCAATTTGCACCTAGAGACTGAccaaagaaaaatacatttgaaGCTCTTAGATGACCATATTGGTTAAAGTGGTATTTCTTAGGAAGTTTTGATGTTCAAAGTGTACATTAGACCTTTAGAACTTAGAATCATTGGCTTGGTATCCAAAATCTTTCTGTAGTTTTTCCTATTCGTCTGGAACATGAATTTTTGAAATGGTTTCCTTGTATATAATATCAATGAAAATTAGCTTTTGTTTCGAAAAAAATGTAGATAACTGCTTTATATTTTGACAAGGGCAAGATTGTTACTTCATATACTTTTCTTATTAGTTGGTTTGCTTTATATTTGAATCGAGGAACATGCATGCTTGAATATATGAAAAGaagtaaaagaatataaatttaagcATGCATAAAAATGAAAGTGCTTCACTTTTTTGCCTTTCGGGACCTTCCCAGGCAGAAAATCTGCAGTCTCTTGGTTTCCTCACAGCTATTCTTTTTGTACTTACTGATAGAAAGTgacaaaatattttgaatgtgCATACTGAGTAATATGATTTGGTGACATCAAAGTGGAAAGAAACAAAAGACTTACATTAATCTTTGATGAAAAGTTGTAACATTCTTGTCATGTTACTCaacttcaaaattcaaattttttatagaaACTATTTTTGTTTCTGAAGTTAGTATTTCAAAGTTTAGCTTTAGTTTAATCTAGCTTGACTAGAGGTAAGTAAAACTTGAAATGTTAGTCCTTGACACAGACATGCATAAAGTTAGTTAATACAAGTAATATCCTTAACTAAATGCAAGATGACAGAAAATTGTAGTCAAACATCTCTTTATTATAGAGCTATCATTAGACCATAAATCTTTGGAAAAAAGTTATCCTATTCTCTGAATAGTATTTTAtgtaaaagatgaaaaagttgGAAGTTTAAAAAGTAATGAGAGTTGCCTACATTAATGCCCTTCTCACTGATATGTTAATTTAGGGCAGACAAAAAAGTGTTTTCAGTGAATTTCAACTTTTGCTCCACAAATAAAGTTCTCCAACACCTACATGTCCCCAAAACCACCAACAATTGTCTTCCTAGGTGTATAGTAAATGGAACTTTATCATGTTCATATAATACACATTTCAGTATACAAATTTTGATCTGATATATAATACTGTGTATAATTGTATTACTTTTGTCACACACATATCAAAGGTATATTCTGAAATCAAACTACATAACTTTTTGTGGTCCAAGTTGCACAACTTGAACCAGTTTCCAAATTCTACCCACCTGACATTAGAGTCCCCCACCAttctttttcagtttttctATTCTCTTTTGTGTAATCAAAATGCACAACGTCCTAAATCATCAAGAGAAAATATCAACCTTTAATCTGTtacattcatataatccatacACTTCTTTAACTTTGTTGAAATAGGACAACTTCTTTAATGGATCTCCATGCatttcaacaaataaataacGTGCATTAAAAAGAgcaataaaggaaaaaaattacaatctttttcttcttattttcttacTAAAGAAAGTGTTAAACTTTGCAACTGCAGTAGGATTGCAAACTATctaggaaataaaataataataataataataatatccaTAGTACAACACTCTCTTTACTATCAAGTCTCACATAACAGAACACCCATTGACATTTTCATCACTGAAGATCTCAAAGGACACCAACGGTGCTGATTGAAAGTGATGACAATCTTGGTCCAGACCAGCCCACGTGTAGGGTGAAGATGGAACGTAGTAAGAAGGATACAATCTGTTATAAGCTGCAACACCACTTTCTGGATATAAAAGCCAATACTGACGTGTAGGGTTCACATTCACTGGGCCCACAAGATCTTGAAACTGCAATCCAGTGTGTGCAGGTGCACCAGTAGCTGCTTCCACTGAACTCAAACCACTGTTTCCATTCCCACCACCAAGGtgcaattttttcttcttcttcttagcaGAGCCGGCACCACCTTCGCTCCGACCACCCTCCGACGGCATCCGGTAAACGGAGGGGGAATTTCCCGGCGAGTCATTGCTGCTGCTTTTTTTCTCACTGTTACACTTGACAGAAGCATTTTCAGTTCCCTTGTGATTTTCCACGCTCTGTAGTTCTCtaacttcatttttcttcttcttcttctgctgctGCTGCCCATTGCCGGAGATTTTCCCGTCATTCTCCGGCCAAATCTCGGCTTGTTTTCCGGCTCTGACGAGCTTCCTGAGAAGGGTCTCCACAGCAACACTTCCAGTTACTGTTACTTTGTTCAGCTGTGGGTCTATTGTTGCAGTGAAAACACCTACAAAGGGGAACCTTTTCTTTAGAATTCAAAATGAATCTAACTTATTTGTTATGCACTGTTTTGTCCCTTTCGTTAAACAATTTGGGATCtgtaaatttttcttctttcctggTTCAGAATGCTATGTTGGAGTAATTACAACAGTGTAATACTCCTGCATGGGAAAAGAAGAATGCTCTCTGTAGAGTAAGAAAAAGTGTACGAAAAAAGAGTTGAAATAAATGAAATCTGAAGCTGGATTTGTGTTATGTTTTTC
This Vigna angularis cultivar LongXiaoDou No.4 chromosome 4, ASM1680809v1, whole genome shotgun sequence DNA region includes the following protein-coding sequences:
- the LOC108321115 gene encoding heavy metal-associated isoprenylated plant protein 35, with the translated sequence MPHIHFSFSSSNSSIPSILQSFNSTFNHYFHFPLSMAAKPPQLAAQPLNYQTWFLKVSIHCEGCRRKVKKVLKSIDGVFTATIDPQLNKVTVTGSVAVETLLRKLVRAGKQAEIWPENDGKISGNGQQQQKKKKKNEVRELQSVENHKGTENASVKCNSEKKSSSNDSPGNSPSVYRMPSEGGRSEGGAGSAKKKKKKLHLGGGNGNSGLSSVEAATGAPAHTGLQFQDLVGPVNVNPTRQYWLLYPESGVAAYNRLYPSYYVPSSPYTWAGLDQDCHHFQSAPLVSFEIFSDENVNGCSVM